A DNA window from Candidatus Hydrogenedentota bacterium contains the following coding sequences:
- a CDS encoding YceI family protein yields the protein MFIARSMFAFGVFALSVTMLGSIAAQAETYELDPVHSTFQFRVKHLGVSFAYGRFNDSKGSFVLDPNDPSKNSIEVEIQTKSVDTANKMRDEHLAGPDFFDVAKYPTMSFKSTSFTKKSDTTYEVAGDLTIRGVTKPVKFDATLVGTGPGMKGERRAGWEATLVIDRTEYGMTYGTEGIGTEVTLQIAIEGVTK from the coding sequence ATGTTCATCGCACGTTCCATGTTTGCATTTGGTGTCTTTGCGCTCTCAGTCACGATGCTGGGTTCGATTGCCGCGCAGGCAGAAACCTACGAACTGGACCCCGTCCACTCCACGTTCCAATTCCGCGTGAAGCACCTCGGCGTCAGCTTCGCGTACGGACGGTTCAATGACAGCAAAGGAAGTTTCGTCCTTGATCCCAATGACCCTTCCAAGAACAGCATCGAGGTCGAAATCCAAACCAAGAGTGTCGACACCGCCAACAAAATGCGCGACGAACACCTCGCCGGACCGGACTTCTTCGACGTCGCGAAATACCCCACGATGTCCTTCAAAAGCACGTCCTTCACAAAGAAGAGCGACACTACCTATGAAGTCGCGGGCGATCTGACGATTCGCGGCGTCACAAAGCCGGTGAAATTCGATGCCACGCTCGTGGGTACGGGCCCCGGCATGAAGGGCGAACGCCGCGCCGGTTGGGAAGCAACGCTCGTCATAGACCGCACCGAATACGGCATGACCTACGGGACTGAAGGCATCGGCACCGAGGTGACGCTGCAAATCGCTATCGAAGGTGTCACGAAGTAG